GCCCAGTTCCTCCACGGCATTGTCATTGAACTCGTCGAGGAAGAGGACCTGCTTGCAGCCGTTGGCTTCGCCTTCCATCTGGGCGATCAGCGATGCCGCGTAGTTGCCGCCGCACTTGGCCTCACCCGTGCCGCCGCGGCCGGCGCGGGCGTACTTGGTGGAGAGCCAGATGGAGACGGGCTTCAATTCTCCGCCGAAGTAGTTTCCGGCCGGGGAAGCGATGACGCGGTAGGAGACTTCGCGTGCCGGACGGACCCCCAGGAACGCCTCGGTGGCGATCATAAACGGGCGCAGGTACAGCGCTGCGCCGTCGCCGTCCGGGATCCAGTCCTTGTCCAGGGCCACCAGCTGGCGGATGGACTCCAGGAAGAGTTCCTCGGGCAGTTCCGGCAGCGCCAGCCGGCGGGCGGACAGGTTCAGCCGGGCAGCGTTGGCCTCCGGGCGGAAGCTCACTACGGAACCGTCGGCGTGCCGGTATACCTTCAGTCCTTCGAAGATCTCCTGGCCGTAGTGCAGGACGCCGGCTGCCGGATCGATCGAGATGGGTCCGTAGGGCTCAATGCGGGCATTCTGCCACTGGGCGTCTCCGCCTTCGGCCGCCTTCCAGTCAATAACGGCGGTGTGGTCTGTGAAGTAGTCGCCGAATCCGGGGTTGGCCAGGATGGTGGCCCGCTCGGAGGCGGACTTCGGGTTGGTGGAAAGCTCCTGGGTGAATTCCAGTGCGCTGACGGTCATGATTCCTCCACGGTGAACGGCAAAAACCCGTTCTACGACTACTTGGTTGTTAGGTACAGAGCTTATGACACCGCGGCAGCAATGGCATCGCCTACCTC
This Arthrobacter sp. zg-Y20 DNA region includes the following protein-coding sequences:
- a CDS encoding branched-chain amino acid aminotransferase; translated protein: MTVSALEFTQELSTNPKSASERATILANPGFGDYFTDHTAVIDWKAAEGGDAQWQNARIEPYGPISIDPAAGVLHYGQEIFEGLKVYRHADGSVVSFRPEANAARLNLSARRLALPELPEELFLESIRQLVALDKDWIPDGDGAALYLRPFMIATEAFLGVRPAREVSYRVIASPAGNYFGGELKPVSIWLSTKYARAGRGGTGEAKCGGNYAASLIAQMEGEANGCKQVLFLDEFNDNAVEELGGMNVFFVFKDGRLVTPSLSGTILHGITRSSVLQLGRDRGMDVQERKITLDEWRDGVASGEITEVFACGTAAVITPVGQLKSETEVIGSADAKPGEVTMSIREQLLGIQNGTVEDTHGWLTRLA